Proteins encoded in a region of the bacterium genome:
- a CDS encoding LCP family protein → MRTRKKASSLKKWIMGLGLLLLLIMGVGLWFFYFKTNKINQLVREGRTINILLIGIDNTGSKGLTDCLVLVSLEPGTRQVGIISIPRDTRVKINYRRRNHYDKINHVYARGGIDMLLSVTEDIFKSGGLPGFTIPFYVLLDYQGFVNVVDLLGGVEIFIDQEMHYIDRAGDLYIRIPRGLQKLDGEKTLQFVRFRSTPGGDLDRIKKREEVINLLAREIKANLSSPAMIKEIYRHIKANLGLAEMLSLASHVRHLSPEKNIAFFEIPGQGQNINGINYWQIDGIEFQKMVAKLKEHLAKTNESPLPSPEKVITVRILNGCRKGGLAAEVRDRLRREPKIDVVETGNAGRFDYQDTVIMDQAGNRDNAVYISKFLGQGKVIQKVDPKALVDVTIILGEDFINN, encoded by the coding sequence GTGCGGACAAGAAAAAAGGCCTCCTCTCTAAAAAAGTGGATAATGGGCTTAGGTCTCCTTTTACTTTTAATCATGGGAGTAGGCCTATGGTTCTTTTATTTTAAGACTAATAAAATAAACCAGTTGGTCAGGGAAGGCCGGACAATTAATATCCTCCTCATCGGGATAGATAATACCGGTTCTAAAGGATTAACTGACTGCCTTGTTCTCGTCAGCCTTGAACCTGGAACCAGGCAGGTTGGAATCATCTCTATTCCCAGGGATACCAGGGTGAAGATTAATTACCGGAGGAGAAACCATTACGATAAGATTAATCACGTTTATGCTCGAGGAGGAATAGATATGCTCTTAAGTGTGACCGAGGATATCTTTAAAAGTGGAGGTCTGCCGGGGTTTACTATTCCCTTTTATGTGCTGCTTGACTACCAGGGTTTTGTCAATGTCGTTGATTTGTTAGGTGGAGTAGAAATATTTATCGATCAGGAGATGCATTATATTGACCGGGCGGGTGATTTATACATCAGGATTCCCCGTGGTCTTCAAAAGTTGGATGGCGAAAAGACCCTTCAGTTTGTCCGTTTTAGGTCCACGCCGGGAGGCGATCTCGACCGGATCAAGAAAAGAGAAGAGGTAATAAACCTTTTAGCCAGAGAGATCAAGGCCAATCTCAGTTCCCCGGCTATGATTAAAGAAATATATAGGCATATTAAAGCAAACCTTGGGCTGGCTGAAATGTTAAGCCTGGCCTCTCATGTCAGACATCTTTCCCCTGAAAAGAATATAGCCTTTTTTGAAATACCAGGCCAGGGGCAGAATATCAATGGGATAAATTACTGGCAAATTGACGGGATTGAATTTCAAAAAATGGTGGCTAAATTAAAGGAGCACTTAGCTAAAACCAATGAAAGCCCTCTTCCGTCACCGGAGAAAGTGATTACGGTGCGCATTTTGAATGGCTGTAGAAAGGGTGGATTGGCCGCTGAAGTCAGAGACAGGCTTAGGCGAGAACCGAAAATCGATGTGGTGGAGACAGGGAATGCCGGCCGTTTTGACTACCAAGATACGGTAATTATGGACCAGGCAGGCAACCGGGATAATGCCGTCTATATCTCAAAGTTTTTAGGACAGGGAAAGGTTATTCAGAAAGTCGATCCTAAGGCCCTGGTGGATGTGACTATTATCCTCGGGGAGGACTTTATTAACAATTAA
- the thiC gene encoding phosphomethylpyrimidine synthase ThiC: protein MPTQIELARAGKVSDEMEKVAADENLPVEEIRRNIAQGRLIIPHNLNRQSKVVGIGQGLRTKVNASIGTSTDIVDLDMEIAKAKTAEENGADTLMELSTGGDLDRIRRAILQTVNLPVGSVPLYQAFLDTIKQKGSAIKMDPEYLFEVIERQCEDGISFMAIHCGINWITLERLKRQGYRHGGLVSRGGAYMSAWMIENERENPLYEQFDRVVGILKKYDAVLSLGNGLRAGAVEDSSDRAQIQELIINSELAQIGQDMGCQMMVEGPGHIPIDEIEANVILQKRMSGGAPFYMLGPLPTDIAAGYDHISAAVGASLSSSFGADFICYVTPPEHLALPAPYDVKEGLVAAKIAAHIGDMIKRKDRSQDKTMSHARRNLDWEGQFRRCLFPQQAAFIWESRSPVNTKTCTMCGDSCALNIVNRYFLPYLSEDKKG from the coding sequence ATGCCGACCCAAATAGAATTGGCCCGAGCCGGAAAGGTCTCGGATGAAATGGAAAAAGTAGCGGCTGATGAAAATCTGCCCGTGGAGGAGATTAGAAGAAATATTGCTCAGGGGAGATTAATTATCCCCCATAACCTTAACCGCCAGTCAAAGGTGGTCGGAATTGGCCAGGGACTTCGGACCAAGGTGAATGCCTCCATTGGGACATCAACCGATATCGTCGATCTGGATATGGAAATAGCCAAGGCCAAGACAGCCGAGGAAAACGGGGCCGATACCTTAATGGAGTTATCTACGGGCGGAGACCTGGACCGCATTCGACGAGCTATCCTGCAAACGGTAAATCTTCCGGTTGGGTCTGTGCCTCTTTATCAGGCCTTTTTGGATACCATTAAACAAAAAGGGTCAGCCATAAAGATGGACCCGGAATATCTCTTTGAGGTGATCGAAAGACAATGTGAAGATGGGATTTCCTTTATGGCCATTCATTGTGGGATTAATTGGATTACGCTGGAGAGGCTGAAGCGTCAGGGATATCGTCACGGGGGATTAGTTAGCCGGGGTGGGGCCTATATGAGCGCCTGGATGATTGAAAACGAGCGTGAAAATCCTCTTTATGAACAGTTCGATCGGGTGGTAGGCATCCTTAAGAAATACGATGCGGTCCTCAGTCTGGGAAATGGTCTCAGGGCAGGGGCGGTGGAAGATTCTTCAGATCGGGCCCAGATCCAGGAATTGATTATAAATTCCGAATTAGCTCAGATTGGCCAGGATATGGGTTGTCAGATGATGGTGGAGGGGCCGGGGCATATCCCTATTGATGAGATCGAGGCCAATGTCATCCTCCAGAAGCGGATGAGCGGCGGGGCGCCTTTTTACATGTTAGGTCCGCTGCCCACGGATATTGCGGCCGGATACGATCATATCTCGGCGGCGGTAGGGGCGTCTCTCTCCTCCTCTTTTGGGGCAGATTTTATCTGCTACGTTACTCCCCCGGAACACCTGGCCTTGCCTGCTCCTTATGATGTCAAAGAGGGATTGGTCGCCGCCAAAATAGCCGCCCACATCGGGGATATGATCAAAAGAAAGGATAGGTCCCAGGATAAAACCATGTCCCATGCCAGACGGAACCTGGATTGGGAGGGACAATTCAGAAGGTGCCTCTTTCCCCAACAGGCCGCCTTCATTTGGGAGAGTCGTTCCCCGGTTAATACCAAAACCTGCACTATGTGCGGTGACAGTTGCGCCCTGAATATCGTTAACCGCTACTTTTTGCCTTATCTGAGTGAGGACAAAAAAGGGTAA
- a CDS encoding DUF1573 domain-containing protein: MKDVIVSMVIALLVGGVVLGLAIKFSQQVEPPASFQAETARTDTSAVAPSEPTASLTQPASKTQVQPPELPESKPAPVKPDKVKSESIPSPESKPEKEKPPEKKEKIAPEVEGAKIKTKAQPDIHFEELSHNFGEIGQGVQVTHVFKFKNRGDTDLYIEETKASCGCTAALLSSKIITPGDTGEVKVTFNSGKFKGPQSKSIYVTSNDPDEAKVTLEIAATVKTPITLKPERLVFGKVKIGEKVSQEVEIKLETEGKLEIQRVETEVDYI; encoded by the coding sequence ATGAAAGATGTCATAGTAAGTATGGTAATTGCTCTACTTGTGGGAGGGGTAGTCCTTGGACTGGCTATAAAGTTCAGCCAGCAGGTAGAGCCTCCGGCTTCCTTTCAGGCAGAGACGGCCAGAACTGATACCAGCGCCGTGGCCCCTTCAGAGCCAACCGCCTCATTAACTCAACCGGCGTCTAAAACCCAGGTGCAGCCACCAGAACTGCCGGAGAGTAAGCCTGCCCCCGTAAAACCCGATAAGGTCAAATCAGAATCAATACCTAGTCCGGAAAGCAAACCTGAAAAAGAGAAGCCACCGGAGAAGAAGGAAAAGATAGCGCCGGAAGTTGAAGGGGCTAAAATCAAGACAAAGGCTCAACCGGATATCCACTTTGAAGAACTCTCCCATAATTTTGGAGAGATCGGACAGGGAGTTCAGGTGACGCATGTCTTTAAATTCAAAAACCGGGGGGACACAGATCTTTATATAGAAGAGACCAAAGCTTCCTGTGGCTGCACTGCGGCCCTGCTCTCTTCCAAGATAATTACGCCCGGCGATACCGGAGAAGTAAAGGTAACCTTCAACTCAGGAAAATTTAAGGGACCTCAGAGCAAGAGCATTTATGTTACCTCTAATGATCCGGACGAAGCCAAAGTAACCCTTGAAATAGCCGCCACGGTTAAAACACCGATCACCTTAAAGCCGGAGCGACTCGTCTTTGGAAAGGTGAAGATTGGAGAAAAGGTAAGCCAGGAAGTAGAAATAAAGCTGGAAACAGAGGGAAAGTTAGAGATACAAAGGGTGGAGACTGAGGTAGATTACATCT